The Stygiolobus azoricus genome window below encodes:
- a CDS encoding CBS domain-containing protein, whose product MKTVKNYMSSPVFQVEANTSIQEVCKLMMEREVGSVIITENGVPKGIFTDRDAVKAFSLGLSPNDEVRLASTLGHLITVDEDTDPFTAIDIMTKNKIRHLPVRDKKGNIIGMFAVTDISKVMHDMTP is encoded by the coding sequence ATGAAAACTGTTAAGAACTATATGTCGTCACCAGTATTTCAGGTTGAGGCAAATACCTCAATTCAAGAAGTATGTAAGTTAATGATGGAAAGAGAAGTAGGGTCTGTAATAATAACAGAGAATGGTGTACCAAAAGGTATCTTCACTGACAGAGATGCTGTAAAAGCGTTTTCGCTTGGTTTAAGCCCCAATGATGAAGTAAGACTCGCTTCAACGCTCGGTCACCTGATCACTGTAGATGAAGACACGGACCCCTTCACCGCAATTGATATTATGACAAAGAACAAGATCAGGCACTTACCAGTAAGGGATAAAAAAGGAAATATAATAGGAATGTTTGCTGTAACTGATATCTCAAAAGTAATGCACGATATGACCCCTTAA
- a CDS encoding isoaspartyl peptidase/L-asparaginase, whose translation MRYNKPVLAVHGGAGDWRKRDSERALSEIKKALEIGFEQFKTGTSIEAVVEAIAYMEDSGVFDAGVGSVKNLKGEVEMDAGIMHGNTMSVGAVASTRAKNPIKEALKVMKLTKHVLLVGERGDLTLKELIGSSTISGDTVGAVALDKDGNLVAGTSTGGISGKLPGRVGDSPIPGAGYYATERVAVSSTGIGEIILKILPAKEVDILVSMGVRLEDAIRSVVNKITDRFGTDNVGLIGVDYRGFVSAHYNTKGMARGVKDQQTLRAFIFEGEL comes from the coding sequence ATGAGGTATAACAAACCCGTTTTAGCAGTACATGGTGGTGCTGGAGATTGGAGAAAAAGAGATAGTGAGAGAGCATTAAGCGAGATTAAGAAAGCATTAGAGATAGGGTTCGAACAGTTTAAGACGGGGACTTCAATTGAGGCTGTGGTCGAGGCTATAGCCTACATGGAAGATAGCGGAGTTTTTGATGCCGGAGTAGGAAGTGTGAAGAACCTAAAAGGGGAAGTAGAAATGGACGCAGGAATAATGCATGGTAACACTATGTCTGTAGGTGCAGTAGCCTCTACGAGGGCCAAAAACCCCATTAAGGAAGCGTTAAAAGTAATGAAACTTACTAAACACGTACTACTGGTAGGTGAAAGAGGAGACTTAACACTAAAAGAACTAATAGGTTCCAGCACAATATCTGGAGATACAGTAGGGGCAGTGGCTTTGGACAAAGACGGGAATTTGGTAGCAGGAACTAGTACTGGAGGAATTTCCGGTAAACTACCTGGGAGGGTAGGGGATTCTCCAATACCTGGTGCAGGTTATTATGCTACTGAAAGAGTTGCAGTTTCCTCTACGGGTATAGGGGAGATAATTCTGAAAATTTTACCCGCAAAAGAAGTAGATATCCTTGTTTCAATGGGGGTTAGGCTTGAAGATGCGATAAGGAGTGTCGTTAATAAAATAACTGACAGATTTGGAACGGATAACGTAGGGCTCATAGGTGTTGACTACAGAGGTTTCGTATCGGCTCATTATAATACAAAAGGTATGGCTAGGGGTGTAAAAGATCAACAAACCCTCCGTGCTTTCATATTCGAAGGAGAACTCTAA
- a CDS encoding DsbA family oxidoreductase, protein MIKLTFFHDVICPFCYMTSKRLRKVVKEFKGEVIVKHKAFAIISSLEDLKAIAPTEEDARQVFLNEFSILKRYIPDYDPEKVIGKGKIKYVWSIPPLMACKAAEFQKGDEGHWEFFDRAQDKFFLEGEDITDEKVLISIAEEIGLDVNKFKEDLNAKRTKLAVIEDEEEAKAMGIRGVPAILVNDTWLIRGVQEENYYRAVIKDILEHGEPKEIKLKAYWEKD, encoded by the coding sequence ATGATTAAGTTAACATTTTTCCATGATGTAATTTGTCCCTTCTGTTATATGACTTCTAAAAGGTTGAGAAAAGTTGTAAAGGAGTTTAAAGGAGAAGTAATAGTAAAGCACAAGGCTTTTGCAATAATTTCGTCATTAGAGGACTTAAAGGCTATAGCTCCTACTGAGGAAGATGCCAGACAAGTATTTCTTAATGAGTTCTCTATTTTGAAAAGATACATACCAGATTATGATCCTGAAAAGGTAATAGGTAAAGGAAAAATAAAGTACGTATGGTCTATTCCTCCTTTGATGGCGTGTAAGGCAGCGGAATTCCAAAAGGGTGATGAAGGACACTGGGAGTTTTTTGATAGAGCTCAAGATAAGTTCTTTCTTGAAGGCGAGGACATAACAGACGAAAAGGTACTAATATCTATAGCTGAGGAAATTGGATTGGACGTTAACAAGTTTAAAGAGGATCTGAATGCTAAGAGGACAAAACTAGCTGTGATAGAAGACGAAGAAGAGGCAAAAGCTATGGGAATTAGAGGAGTCCCTGCAATATTAGTTAATGACACTTGGTTAATAAGGGGAGTACAAGAGGAAAATTACTATCGAGCTGTTATAAAGGACATATTAGAACACGGAGAACCTAAGGAAATAAAGTTGAAAGCTTATTGGGAAAAAGACTAA
- the thsA gene encoding thermosome subunit alpha has translation MSVLFKEGTQRESGIETIKSNILAVRTLAEMLKTSLGPRGMDKMLISGTSDVTVTNDGVTIVKEMDVQHPAAKIIVEAAKAQDTQVGDGTTSAVVLSGFLAEQAEKLLDQKIHPVTIIDGYKKALEFSLELGKKFALKVNPNDRKVLSQIAYTALSSKFFSSSTTLNKIINISIDAVLSVAEKVGDQYVIDMSNIKFVKKRGESADETELVKGFVLDKEVAHEGMPRRVEKAKIAVIDFGLEVEKPEISAKMSFTDPEQIREALEEQTKYVKSLVDTLEKLGAKVIIGQKGMDDIALYFLAKKGIIAVKNVSRSDLEKVAKAVGAKIISSIKDASPDDLGYAEIIEERKIGNSKAIFIEGAKDAKAVTVLVRGSSEIVMDEIERSFQDSINAVKNVLNYPYIVGGGGAYEVELAMRLREEAKKVGGKEQLAIEAFADALEEIATTLAGTAGIDEIETIVQLRNLHAKGYKFAGVNVESGKIEEDMMKINVIDPLVVKESILKSSVEAVTALLKIDDFIAAAPMKQNPQQQQPYG, from the coding sequence ATGTCAGTATTGTTTAAGGAAGGAACTCAAAGAGAGAGTGGTATAGAAACAATAAAGTCAAACATTTTAGCAGTTAGGACATTAGCAGAGATGCTAAAGACTAGCTTGGGACCCAGAGGTATGGACAAGATGCTGATAAGTGGGACTTCTGACGTCACCGTAACTAACGACGGAGTTACGATAGTAAAGGAAATGGATGTTCAACACCCGGCAGCTAAGATAATAGTAGAGGCTGCTAAAGCACAAGATACACAAGTTGGTGACGGTACCACATCAGCCGTAGTACTAAGCGGTTTCTTAGCTGAACAAGCTGAAAAATTACTAGATCAGAAGATCCACCCGGTCACAATTATTGACGGGTATAAAAAAGCTCTTGAATTCTCACTTGAACTTGGAAAGAAGTTCGCCCTCAAAGTCAATCCAAATGACAGAAAGGTCTTATCTCAAATAGCATATACTGCACTTAGTAGTAAGTTCTTCTCCTCCTCTACTACTTTAAACAAGATCATAAACATCTCAATCGATGCTGTACTGAGCGTGGCCGAGAAAGTAGGAGACCAATACGTAATTGATATGTCAAACATTAAATTCGTGAAAAAGAGAGGAGAAAGTGCCGATGAAACAGAACTCGTAAAAGGATTCGTCTTAGATAAAGAGGTAGCTCATGAAGGGATGCCGAGAAGAGTTGAAAAGGCTAAAATTGCCGTAATAGATTTCGGCTTAGAAGTAGAAAAGCCAGAGATTTCAGCTAAAATGAGCTTTACCGATCCTGAACAGATAAGAGAGGCATTAGAAGAGCAGACAAAGTATGTCAAATCGCTTGTGGATACATTAGAAAAGCTCGGAGCCAAAGTAATCATAGGACAAAAAGGGATGGACGATATAGCATTATACTTCTTAGCAAAGAAGGGAATAATCGCAGTAAAGAACGTAAGTAGAAGTGATTTAGAGAAAGTAGCTAAGGCAGTTGGGGCTAAAATAATATCGTCAATTAAAGACGCTTCGCCTGACGACTTAGGCTATGCTGAAATTATAGAAGAAAGAAAAATTGGCAACTCGAAGGCAATATTTATTGAAGGGGCTAAAGACGCTAAAGCTGTTACAGTTTTAGTGAGAGGCTCCAGCGAGATAGTGATGGACGAAATCGAGAGAAGCTTCCAAGACTCAATAAATGCAGTTAAGAACGTTCTAAACTACCCGTACATAGTAGGCGGTGGAGGAGCTTACGAAGTTGAGCTTGCTATGAGATTAAGGGAGGAAGCTAAGAAAGTAGGAGGAAAAGAACAGCTAGCAATCGAGGCCTTTGCAGATGCATTAGAAGAAATAGCTACAACTTTAGCTGGAACCGCAGGGATTGACGAAATTGAAACTATAGTTCAGCTCAGGAACTTACATGCAAAGGGTTATAAATTCGCGGGAGTAAATGTAGAGAGTGGAAAGATAGAAGAAGACATGATGAAAATAAACGTCATTGACCCGTTAGTAGTAAAAGAAAGTATTCTAAAAAGCTCGGTAGAAGCTGTAACAGCATTATTAAAAATTGATGACTTCATAGCAGCAGCCCCCATGAAACAAAATCCACAACAGCAACAACCTTACGGTTAA
- a CDS encoding MBL fold metallo-hydrolase, protein MLLTKGVRIIELFEPNFFGTVLNHNITVIENGPSGGLMIIDTGLPGYLNMIENGLKSFGYSIEDISDIVITHYHIDHSGNAEEIRKLSKAKVYAHELEVPYLSKNEQSFNLFYEDVKNELKVSKEEFESTLKRINSMEFTPVNVDVKLKGGEELGDFKVLHVPGHTQGHIALYNGEILIVGDAVKNVRGVISPPFRFFCWDYVKAVNSFKLLLSMRFKYLIPFHGDIVFNF, encoded by the coding sequence ATGCTCTTAACGAAGGGAGTAAGGATCATTGAACTGTTCGAACCTAATTTTTTCGGAACTGTACTTAATCATAATATAACAGTAATAGAGAATGGGCCATCAGGAGGGTTAATGATTATAGATACAGGTCTACCCGGATACCTCAATATGATAGAAAATGGTCTAAAATCGTTCGGGTATTCGATCGAAGATATTTCAGATATAGTGATTACTCACTATCACATAGATCACTCTGGAAATGCTGAAGAGATAAGGAAACTTTCAAAGGCTAAAGTTTACGCTCACGAACTCGAGGTCCCATATCTTTCCAAAAACGAGCAGTCTTTTAACTTATTTTATGAAGATGTAAAGAACGAATTAAAAGTAAGTAAAGAGGAATTCGAAAGCACTCTTAAGAGGATAAATTCCATGGAGTTTACACCAGTAAATGTTGATGTTAAACTAAAGGGAGGAGAAGAATTAGGTGACTTCAAAGTTCTCCATGTCCCTGGACACACTCAAGGGCATATAGCATTATATAATGGAGAGATTCTGATTGTTGGAGATGCGGTAAAAAACGTAAGAGGAGTGATTTCTCCTCCGTTTAGGTTCTTTTGTTGGGATTACGTTAAAGCAGTAAATTCTTTCAAATTATTGCTATCAATGAGATTCAAGTACCTCATACCATTTCATGGCGATATAGTATTTAATTTTTAA
- a CDS encoding peptidase U32 family protein — MRLVVGTNFDDKLIDELRKYPVKYIFGSKTKTITGHGRASFVLPKVDDERLKEHISVAHGAGIKFLYTMNSATLNGKEYSQKFMDEVKKEIEKLVNLGVDGFIVALPLLIHLIKDEYPNIEVSVSSFSRVYNIREFEEYVNMGADTIILHEDDNRNFELLNALSKFINKVDIELIVNNSCLWGCPYRRAHDIISSITSNSEFNDSIWFEYPILFCATDVRNDLANIIRMRWIRPEDLKYYEEIGIDRFKIASRNKKTEWIIRAVKAYSEGEYDGNLLDIVSYPQGRAVPSVMKKINGPNDYDILTQVYVDNTKFPSNWLSYFKYNSCETRSCEDCRYCDIIAEKVITVNEKPLSEINLPKIKPPVHLIPRFGRDALNEGSKDH, encoded by the coding sequence ATGAGACTTGTAGTAGGGACAAATTTTGATGACAAACTTATAGATGAATTAAGGAAATATCCCGTTAAATACATCTTCGGGAGTAAGACAAAAACTATTACGGGTCATGGGAGGGCTTCTTTTGTCTTACCAAAAGTAGATGATGAAAGACTTAAAGAGCACATAAGTGTTGCTCACGGGGCTGGAATTAAATTTCTCTATACGATGAACTCAGCAACACTTAATGGTAAAGAGTATTCGCAAAAATTTATGGATGAAGTAAAAAAGGAAATTGAGAAATTAGTTAATCTAGGCGTTGACGGCTTTATAGTCGCATTACCCCTCCTTATTCACCTCATAAAGGATGAGTATCCCAATATCGAGGTTTCTGTATCCTCATTTTCTAGGGTTTATAACATCAGAGAATTTGAGGAGTATGTAAATATGGGAGCCGATACCATAATTCTTCATGAGGATGATAATAGAAACTTCGAACTATTAAACGCCCTTTCAAAATTTATAAATAAGGTGGATATTGAGCTTATTGTAAATAATTCTTGTTTATGGGGTTGTCCTTATAGAAGAGCTCATGATATTATATCATCAATTACCTCTAACTCAGAGTTTAATGATAGCATTTGGTTCGAATACCCAATCCTATTTTGTGCAACAGACGTGAGGAATGATTTAGCAAATATAATCAGAATGAGGTGGATAAGACCAGAGGACTTAAAGTATTACGAAGAGATAGGTATTGATAGATTTAAAATAGCGAGTAGGAATAAGAAAACTGAGTGGATAATAAGGGCTGTCAAAGCGTATTCTGAAGGTGAGTACGACGGAAATTTATTAGATATAGTTAGTTACCCTCAAGGTAGGGCAGTTCCTTCAGTTATGAAGAAAATTAATGGACCTAATGATTATGACATTCTGACACAAGTCTATGTGGATAATACCAAGTTTCCCTCTAATTGGTTATCTTATTTTAAATATAATTCTTGCGAAACAAGAAGTTGTGAGGATTGTAGATATTGTGATATAATTGCGGAAAAAGTGATTACTGTTAATGAAAAACCACTTTCCGAAATTAACTTACCTAAAATTAAACCACCAGTACATCTGATCCCGAGGTTTGGTAGAGATGCTCTTAACGAAGGGAGTAAGGATCATTGA
- a CDS encoding FHA domain-containing protein, with the protein MPWKCPVCGYENDDDALYCIKCGTQKPSVTTQQPSQSAPTDVQQTTVPQAPPTPVAPPQPTQAPPSPTVAQTASPSNPPAPVPTQQVVTQPPVPQPPAPTIPPAPPTPTSGKYYILFINTPYASLINQRVPLSFDIFPTISVGRSPENVIIVPDPEISRRHAIISLENGQLYIEDLNSTNGTYVYDGKIFQPVKGKQKIEPNSIIKLGNQTMIKIIKE; encoded by the coding sequence ATGCCGTGGAAATGTCCCGTATGTGGTTATGAAAACGACGATGACGCTTTGTATTGTATAAAGTGTGGTACACAGAAACCATCTGTAACAACTCAACAACCTTCTCAATCTGCCCCCACTGATGTTCAACAAACTACAGTACCACAAGCTCCACCAACTCCAGTTGCACCACCTCAACCAACTCAAGCTCCACCTTCACCAACTGTTGCTCAGACAGCTTCTCCTTCAAACCCTCCAGCACCAGTGCCTACCCAGCAAGTTGTAACACAGCCTCCAGTTCCCCAACCTCCAGCACCAACAATACCTCCAGCTCCTCCGACACCTACAAGTGGTAAGTATTATATACTATTCATTAATACGCCTTATGCCAGTCTGATAAATCAGAGAGTACCCCTATCATTTGATATATTCCCTACGATATCGGTAGGAAGAAGTCCGGAAAACGTAATAATTGTCCCAGATCCAGAGATTTCAAGGAGGCATGCAATAATATCTCTAGAGAATGGTCAATTGTACATTGAAGATCTGAATAGTACAAACGGTACTTATGTTTATGACGGCAAGATATTCCAACCTGTAAAAGGTAAACAAAAGATAGAACCTAATTCTATAATAAAATTAGGAAACCAGACCATGATTAAGATAATTAAAGAATGA
- a CDS encoding vWA domain-containing protein — MTISSRVEVSHKYSFNSQVRAVFRIIIVPERVTTATGFHYIILLDTSGSMYGVKLDTAKNGAIELLQRIPRGNKITFITFSSSVNVLSEYADAPSLVSQIQQINAGGQTVLYTALGKAIEIAKKYETPGYIILLTDGQPTDVTDITPYEKVALPPGFKVIAFGIGDDYNEQLLKTLADKSGGILNHINDPMEVANALPQAAVTEIGAKNVTVDIISESPVKLLNYPGPPVKLGAIEGVVRILGEVTVPPNYTGNLMTVKVNYEDPASGRPDSQVSIIQITPARDTQSFLSGINNDLLSEYQYYALMNKLSSDLSTNNLTEATRTLQQMQQLAQQTRKIELMETTRRLQQSLETTRRLGNTEQTKKLSKEVSSEVTKKLRS; from the coding sequence ATGACTATTTCTAGTAGGGTGGAAGTCAGCCATAAGTATTCTTTCAATTCACAAGTTAGAGCAGTGTTCAGAATAATAATTGTGCCAGAAAGGGTAACTACTGCAACTGGTTTTCATTATATAATACTGTTAGATACGTCAGGTTCGATGTATGGTGTAAAATTAGACACGGCAAAAAACGGAGCAATAGAACTTCTTCAGAGAATTCCAAGAGGCAATAAGATAACGTTTATAACGTTCTCGAGCTCTGTTAATGTCCTAAGCGAGTATGCTGATGCCCCCTCTTTAGTCTCTCAAATCCAGCAAATTAATGCTGGAGGACAAACAGTACTATACACAGCCCTCGGTAAAGCTATAGAAATCGCTAAGAAATATGAGACGCCCGGATACATTATATTGTTAACAGACGGGCAACCCACCGACGTAACCGATATTACACCTTATGAAAAGGTGGCATTGCCTCCTGGATTCAAAGTCATAGCATTTGGAATTGGTGACGATTATAATGAACAATTACTTAAGACTTTGGCTGATAAAAGTGGAGGTATATTGAACCATATTAATGACCCTATGGAAGTAGCAAATGCTCTTCCGCAAGCTGCAGTAACCGAAATAGGTGCTAAAAATGTAACGGTTGACATAATATCGGAGTCTCCGGTAAAACTTCTTAATTACCCTGGTCCGCCAGTCAAACTAGGGGCTATTGAAGGTGTTGTGAGAATATTGGGAGAAGTAACAGTACCTCCAAACTATACTGGTAATTTGATGACGGTAAAAGTAAATTATGAAGATCCAGCGAGTGGTAGGCCTGACTCTCAAGTGAGTATAATTCAAATAACCCCAGCAAGAGATACCCAGTCTTTCCTTAGTGGCATAAATAATGATCTACTTAGTGAATACCAGTACTATGCACTGATGAATAAGCTGTCCTCAGACTTAAGTACTAACAACTTAACCGAGGCTACTAGGACTCTGCAGCAAATGCAGCAATTAGCCCAACAGACGAGAAAGATAGAGTTAATGGAAACTACTAGGAGATTGCAACAGAGTCTAGAGACTACAAGAAGACTAGGTAATACTGAACAAACCAAAAAATTATCGAAAGAAGTGTCTAGCGAGGTTACAAAGAAGTTAAGGTCATAG
- a CDS encoding VWA domain-containing protein, with amino-acid sequence MTISVKIKSSTNYVAFDKPTEVDLIIRIVPETFVRFAGINYVILIDNSPSMRKENKMQTAIVAANKLANEIPSGNYLSIYLFSNDLEKLYEGQTGTPINIPMEVKKGYTTNFHKAVTKILDIIKGYSTPVKLIILSDGKPTDKRNVKDYENIQVPSHVQIISIGIGNDYNEAIMKRLADKGAGVYYHILDPSQLPTLFAQQKVSDVAGYNLVINVPPSFEVLNYEMPVNIPIIDKAITIYAVGNVPPGNQPVVLTVTGSYYDPARGSMIQINEPIYLQRASHEMVQQNINQSVVAEVRYFNLLRQYGNALMVGNNKEATQIAQELLSAAEQTRREDLIEETRKLTGDKKTDLSEITKTMRKQ; translated from the coding sequence ATGACAATAAGTGTAAAGATCAAGAGCTCGACAAATTACGTCGCTTTCGATAAGCCTACAGAGGTAGATTTAATAATAAGAATAGTCCCCGAGACCTTCGTTAGATTTGCTGGAATTAACTACGTTATTCTAATAGACAATAGTCCTTCTATGAGGAAAGAAAACAAAATGCAAACAGCAATAGTTGCAGCGAATAAGCTTGCCAACGAGATTCCGTCAGGGAATTATCTTTCTATTTATTTATTCTCAAATGATCTAGAAAAACTTTATGAAGGACAAACCGGAACACCAATAAACATACCTATGGAGGTGAAAAAAGGATACACAACAAACTTCCATAAAGCAGTGACTAAGATACTAGATATAATTAAGGGATATTCTACTCCAGTAAAGCTCATTATTTTGTCTGACGGGAAGCCAACTGATAAGAGAAATGTTAAAGACTACGAGAATATACAAGTGCCCTCTCACGTTCAAATTATATCCATAGGTATCGGAAACGATTACAATGAGGCTATAATGAAGAGACTAGCAGACAAGGGTGCAGGTGTATACTATCATATTTTAGACCCCTCTCAATTACCAACATTGTTTGCTCAACAAAAAGTATCAGATGTAGCTGGGTACAATTTAGTAATAAATGTACCACCAAGTTTCGAAGTACTAAACTACGAAATGCCAGTCAATATACCGATTATAGATAAAGCAATTACTATTTATGCCGTAGGTAACGTTCCACCTGGAAATCAGCCAGTAGTTCTTACTGTGACCGGGAGCTACTACGACCCCGCCAGAGGAAGTATGATTCAGATAAATGAACCAATATATCTACAGAGAGCGAGTCATGAAATGGTACAACAGAATATAAACCAGAGCGTTGTAGCAGAAGTCAGGTATTTCAACCTCCTTAGACAATACGGAAACGCCCTTATGGTAGGAAATAATAAGGAGGCCACACAAATAGCTCAAGAACTCTTGAGTGCAGCTGAACAGACCAGGAGGGAAGACTTAATAGAAGAAACGAGAAAGTTAACCGGTGATAAAAAAACTGACTTATCTGAAATTACGAAGACGATGAGAAAACAGTAA